The following coding sequences are from one Alosa alosa isolate M-15738 ecotype Scorff River chromosome 3, AALO_Geno_1.1, whole genome shotgun sequence window:
- the nup35 gene encoding nucleoporin NUP35 isoform X3, whose translation MEFQVGTEPMTLGSPTSPKPGTGAQFLPGFLMGDLPAPVTPQPRTFGVSGVGTETRSPLMAGGSPPQPVVPTPKDKSGAPPVRSIYDDLASPGVGMSPLSARRQPFSVLQSPLPSFPGTPGTGDALSSEDQLDDTWVTVFGFPPASASYILLQFAQYGNVLKHVMSNTGNWMHIQYQSKLQARKALSKDGRIFGEAIMIGVKPCIDKNVMEGSAERGSSSASVFSTPAKANGTPSHPVSTPRSAMRPLSAAYKASSSDYQVVADRQTPRKDDTFVSKAMEYMFGW comes from the exons ACCCACTTCCCCCAAGCCCGGAACAGGCGCCCAGTTTTTACCCGGGTTTCTGATGGGAGACCTGCCAGCACCTGTCACACCCCAGCCTCGCACTTTTGGGGTCAGCGGTGTTGGAACCGAGACGAGATCGCCTCTTATGGCAG GAGGCTCTCCACCTCAGCCTGTGGTCCCTACTCCCAAAGACAAGAGTGGGGCACCTCCAGTCAGAAGTATATATGACGACCTAGCCAGCCCAGGGGTTGGCATGTCCCCTCTCAGTGCACGGAGACAA CCATTTTCTGTCTTGCAGTCTCCTTTGCCAAGTTTTCCAGGAACCCCAGGAACAG GTGATGCACTTTCGTCTGAGGACCAGCTTGATGACACATGGGTCACTGTATTTGG GTTTCCTCCTGCTTCTGCCTCCTACATTCTTTTACAGTTTGCTCAGTATGGGAACGTTCTGAAACATGTG ATGTCCAACACCGGCAACTGGATGCACATTCAGTATCAGTCCAAACTCCAAGCAAGGAAAGCACTCAGTAAAGATGGAAGGATTTTTGGCGAGGCCATTATGATTGGTGTAAAGCCTTGTATTGATAAG AATGTGATGGAAGGTTCTGCTGAGCGGGGCAGCTCCTCGGCCTCTGTGTTTAGCACCCCGGCGAAGGCCAACGGCACCCCCAGCCATCCCGTCTCCACCCCCCGCTCCGCTATGAGGCCCCTCAGCGCTGCCTACAAGGCCTCCAGCAGCGATTACCAG GTTGTTGCGGACCGACAGACCCCAAGAAAAGACGATACTTTTGTGTCCAAAGCCATGGAGTACATGTTCGGCTGGTGA
- the nup35 gene encoding nucleoporin NUP35 isoform X2, with product MEFQGTEPMTLGSPTSPKPGTGAQFLPGFLMGDLPAPVTPQPRTFGVSGVGTETRSPLMAGGSPPQPVVPTPKDKSGAPPVRSIYDDLASPGVGMSPLSARRQPFSVLQSPLPSFPGTPGTVSSVFSPASLSQQRKSVLSPAQIDPFFTQGDALSSEDQLDDTWVTVFGFPPASASYILLQFAQYGNVLKHVMSNTGNWMHIQYQSKLQARKALSKDGRIFGEAIMIGVKPCIDKNVMEGSAERGSSSASVFSTPAKANGTPSHPVSTPRSAMRPLSAAYKASSSDYQVVADRQTPRKDDTFVSKAMEYMFGW from the exons ACCCACTTCCCCCAAGCCCGGAACAGGCGCCCAGTTTTTACCCGGGTTTCTGATGGGAGACCTGCCAGCACCTGTCACACCCCAGCCTCGCACTTTTGGGGTCAGCGGTGTTGGAACCGAGACGAGATCGCCTCTTATGGCAG GAGGCTCTCCACCTCAGCCTGTGGTCCCTACTCCCAAAGACAAGAGTGGGGCACCTCCAGTCAGAAGTATATATGACGACCTAGCCAGCCCAGGGGTTGGCATGTCCCCTCTCAGTGCACGGAGACAA CCATTTTCTGTCTTGCAGTCTCCTTTGCCAAGTTTTCCAGGAACCCCAGGAACAG TCTCTAGTGTGTTTAGTCCCGCCAGTTTAAGCCAACAGAGGAAGTCCGTACTTTCTCCAGCACAGATTGACCCCTTTTTCACTCAAGGTGATGCACTTTCGTCTGAGGACCAGCTTGATGACACATGGGTCACTGTATTTGG GTTTCCTCCTGCTTCTGCCTCCTACATTCTTTTACAGTTTGCTCAGTATGGGAACGTTCTGAAACATGTG ATGTCCAACACCGGCAACTGGATGCACATTCAGTATCAGTCCAAACTCCAAGCAAGGAAAGCACTCAGTAAAGATGGAAGGATTTTTGGCGAGGCCATTATGATTGGTGTAAAGCCTTGTATTGATAAG AATGTGATGGAAGGTTCTGCTGAGCGGGGCAGCTCCTCGGCCTCTGTGTTTAGCACCCCGGCGAAGGCCAACGGCACCCCCAGCCATCCCGTCTCCACCCCCCGCTCCGCTATGAGGCCCCTCAGCGCTGCCTACAAGGCCTCCAGCAGCGATTACCAG GTTGTTGCGGACCGACAGACCCCAAGAAAAGACGATACTTTTGTGTCCAAAGCCATGGAGTACATGTTCGGCTGGTGA
- the nup35 gene encoding nucleoporin NUP35 isoform X1 gives MEFQVGTEPMTLGSPTSPKPGTGAQFLPGFLMGDLPAPVTPQPRTFGVSGVGTETRSPLMAGGSPPQPVVPTPKDKSGAPPVRSIYDDLASPGVGMSPLSARRQPFSVLQSPLPSFPGTPGTVSSVFSPASLSQQRKSVLSPAQIDPFFTQGDALSSEDQLDDTWVTVFGFPPASASYILLQFAQYGNVLKHVMSNTGNWMHIQYQSKLQARKALSKDGRIFGEAIMIGVKPCIDKNVMEGSAERGSSSASVFSTPAKANGTPSHPVSTPRSAMRPLSAAYKASSSDYQVVADRQTPRKDDTFVSKAMEYMFGW, from the exons ACCCACTTCCCCCAAGCCCGGAACAGGCGCCCAGTTTTTACCCGGGTTTCTGATGGGAGACCTGCCAGCACCTGTCACACCCCAGCCTCGCACTTTTGGGGTCAGCGGTGTTGGAACCGAGACGAGATCGCCTCTTATGGCAG GAGGCTCTCCACCTCAGCCTGTGGTCCCTACTCCCAAAGACAAGAGTGGGGCACCTCCAGTCAGAAGTATATATGACGACCTAGCCAGCCCAGGGGTTGGCATGTCCCCTCTCAGTGCACGGAGACAA CCATTTTCTGTCTTGCAGTCTCCTTTGCCAAGTTTTCCAGGAACCCCAGGAACAG TCTCTAGTGTGTTTAGTCCCGCCAGTTTAAGCCAACAGAGGAAGTCCGTACTTTCTCCAGCACAGATTGACCCCTTTTTCACTCAAGGTGATGCACTTTCGTCTGAGGACCAGCTTGATGACACATGGGTCACTGTATTTGG GTTTCCTCCTGCTTCTGCCTCCTACATTCTTTTACAGTTTGCTCAGTATGGGAACGTTCTGAAACATGTG ATGTCCAACACCGGCAACTGGATGCACATTCAGTATCAGTCCAAACTCCAAGCAAGGAAAGCACTCAGTAAAGATGGAAGGATTTTTGGCGAGGCCATTATGATTGGTGTAAAGCCTTGTATTGATAAG AATGTGATGGAAGGTTCTGCTGAGCGGGGCAGCTCCTCGGCCTCTGTGTTTAGCACCCCGGCGAAGGCCAACGGCACCCCCAGCCATCCCGTCTCCACCCCCCGCTCCGCTATGAGGCCCCTCAGCGCTGCCTACAAGGCCTCCAGCAGCGATTACCAG GTTGTTGCGGACCGACAGACCCCAAGAAAAGACGATACTTTTGTGTCCAAAGCCATGGAGTACATGTTCGGCTGGTGA